A portion of the Nitrospinota bacterium genome contains these proteins:
- a CDS encoding MFS transporter, with translation MRKTLSPYLQVFISRTMAVMLLLGFASGLPLALTSGTLQAWMAVSGVNIKTIGLFALMGVPYTLKFLWSPLMDRFTPPLFGRRRGWMLLTQAGLMLCIAAMASGDPARSPLALAAVALCTAFFSASQDIVIDAYRTDILQEEERGAGVAVFVTGYRIGMLVSGALAMILSVQIGWHAVYLLMALVMGIGMLAALAAPEPHNGIHPPKTLGAAVTGPLRDFFSRPRAGLILLLIVLYKLGDAYAGTMTTAFLIRGAGFTAAEVGVVNKGFGMAAVIIGAMFGGSLMVRMGLYRALMTFGILQGVSILAFVPLAYMGKSWEMMVFAVGLENLCGGMGTAAFVALLMALCNLDFSATQYALLSSLSALARVFITPTSGYIVAMAGWGEFFFFAAATAAPGLFLLQHLRVDITALGHRKPAA, from the coding sequence ATGCGCAAGACGCTTTCCCCCTATCTGCAGGTATTCATCAGCCGCACGATGGCGGTGATGCTGCTGCTCGGCTTTGCCAGCGGGCTGCCGTTGGCGCTCACCTCCGGCACGCTGCAGGCGTGGATGGCGGTAAGCGGCGTCAATATAAAAACCATCGGCCTCTTCGCGCTGATGGGCGTCCCTTACACCCTCAAATTCCTCTGGTCGCCGCTGATGGACCGCTTCACGCCGCCGCTCTTCGGCCGGCGGCGCGGCTGGATGCTGCTGACGCAAGCGGGGCTGATGCTCTGCATCGCGGCGATGGCATCCGGCGACCCGGCCCGCTCCCCGCTGGCGCTCGCCGCCGTGGCGCTCTGCACCGCCTTCTTCTCCGCATCGCAGGATATCGTCATCGACGCATACCGCACCGACATCCTCCAGGAAGAGGAACGCGGCGCGGGGGTGGCGGTCTTCGTCACCGGCTACCGGATCGGGATGCTGGTCTCCGGCGCGCTGGCGATGATCCTCTCGGTTCAAATCGGCTGGCACGCGGTCTACCTGCTGATGGCGCTCGTCATGGGGATCGGGATGCTGGCGGCGCTGGCCGCCCCCGAACCGCACAACGGCATCCACCCGCCGAAAACGCTTGGCGCGGCGGTGACCGGCCCGCTGCGGGATTTTTTCAGCCGCCCCCGCGCGGGTCTTATCTTGCTATTAATCGTCCTGTATAAACTGGGCGATGCCTACGCCGGCACCATGACCACCGCCTTCCTCATCCGGGGCGCGGGATTCACCGCGGCGGAAGTGGGCGTGGTTAACAAAGGATTCGGCATGGCGGCGGTAATCATAGGGGCGATGTTTGGCGGCTCGCTGATGGTGCGGATGGGGCTGTACCGCGCGCTGATGACCTTCGGCATTTTGCAGGGGGTATCAATCCTTGCCTTCGTGCCGCTGGCGTACATGGGAAAAAGCTGGGAGATGATGGTCTTCGCCGTGGGGCTGGAAAACCTCTGCGGCGGCATGGGCACCGCCGCCTTCGTGGCGCTGCTGATGGCGCTGTGCAACCTGGATTTCAGCGCCACGCAATATGCGCTGCTCTCGTCGCTATCGGCGCTGGCGCGGGTATTCATCACCCCCACCTCCGGCTACATCGTGGCGATGGCCGGCTGGGGGGAGTTCTTTTTCTTCGCCGCCGCCACCGCCGCGCCCGGCCTCTTTTTGCTGCAACACCTGCGGGTGGACATCACCGCGCTCGGCCACCGCAAACCTGCTGCCTGA